In the genome of Massilibacillus massiliensis, one region contains:
- a CDS encoding PTS mannitol transporter subunit IICB, with protein sequence MQNASIAQTERVGARIVIQKFGRFLSGMVMPNIAAFIAWGFITALFIPTGWLPNEDLAKLVGPMIQFLLPLLIAYTGGKMIYDVRGGVVAAVATMGIIVGASQPMFLGAMVMGPFAGWAMKKVDKLFEGNIPSGFEMLVNNFSAGILGAILAVLAFLGISPIMLGITKALVAAVDVVVAAGLLPLANLFVEPAKILFLNNAINHGIFSPIGMDQAASAGSSIIFLLEPNPGPGLGVLLAYYFVGKGNARQSAPGAMIIHFLGGIHEIYFPYVLMNPRLLLAVMGGGVAGTLTFQLLGAGLVAVPAPGSIFALIAMAPKGGLFAVLAGVAVASIVSFLIASALLKMSGQNEDEDLEQASAKMQALKGTKVQESAATAAVNVNKVVFACDAGMGSSAMGASILRKKFKEAGLESITVINTAINEIPADADIVVTQKTLTDRARERVPQAEHISIENFLNSPEYEALVQRLS encoded by the coding sequence ATGCAGAATGCTTCAATTGCGCAAACGGAAAGAGTTGGAGCTCGTATTGTAATTCAAAAGTTTGGTAGATTTTTGAGTGGAATGGTTATGCCGAATATTGCTGCTTTTATTGCTTGGGGATTTATTACGGCCTTATTTATTCCTACTGGGTGGCTGCCGAATGAAGATTTGGCTAAGTTGGTTGGCCCAATGATCCAGTTTCTTTTACCGCTGCTGATCGCGTATACTGGTGGTAAAATGATTTATGATGTCAGAGGCGGTGTCGTTGCAGCTGTAGCGACAATGGGAATTATCGTTGGTGCATCCCAGCCGATGTTTTTAGGTGCTATGGTAATGGGGCCGTTTGCCGGCTGGGCCATGAAAAAGGTTGATAAATTATTTGAAGGAAATATTCCTTCTGGTTTTGAAATGTTAGTGAACAATTTTTCAGCCGGAATTTTGGGTGCTATTTTAGCTGTTTTAGCGTTTCTTGGTATCAGCCCAATTATGTTGGGAATTACCAAAGCTTTAGTAGCTGCTGTAGATGTGGTTGTTGCGGCAGGGTTATTGCCATTGGCGAATTTATTTGTAGAACCTGCAAAAATTCTATTCTTAAATAATGCCATCAATCACGGGATTTTTAGTCCAATTGGAATGGATCAGGCAGCAAGTGCAGGCAGTTCGATCATTTTCTTGCTTGAACCGAATCCGGGACCTGGTTTAGGTGTATTATTAGCGTATTATTTCGTCGGAAAAGGCAATGCACGTCAATCTGCACCGGGTGCGATGATTATTCACTTCCTTGGTGGTATTCATGAAATTTATTTCCCTTATGTTTTAATGAATCCTAGACTTCTTTTAGCTGTTATGGGCGGCGGAGTTGCAGGGACTTTGACATTCCAATTATTAGGCGCTGGTTTAGTCGCGGTTCCTGCACCAGGGAGTATCTTTGCACTGATTGCAATGGCACCTAAAGGCGGTTTATTTGCCGTACTAGCCGGTGTTGCAGTGGCGTCAATTGTATCTTTCTTGATTGCATCTGCTCTGCTTAAAATGAGCGGGCAGAATGAAGATGAAGATTTAGAACAAGCAAGTGCAAAAATGCAAGCGTTAAAAGGTACGAAAGTACAAGAGAGTGCAGCTACTGCTGCAGTAAATGTGAACAAGGTCGTTTTTGCTTGTGATGCGGGCATGGGGTCTAGTGCGATGGGGGCTTCGATTTTGCGTAAAAAATTTAAAGAAGCCGGTTTAGAAAGCATTACAGTAATTAATACGGCAATTAATGAGATACCGGCAGACGCAGATATTGTGGTTACGCAGAAAACTTTAACAGATCGGGCAAGAGAAAGAGTTCCGCAAGCTGAACATATCTCAATTGAAAATTTCTTAAATAGTCCGGAATATGAAGCACTCGTTCAGCGGTTATCTTAA
- a CDS encoding BglG family transcription antiterminator has product MSVSSRQRMILNILLTEPGEITIKQIADRIAVSTRTVHRELNDIDFVLNPFQLQLVKKSGIGVVIEGSAVQKENLRLSLFNQTTVEYLPEERKLLILCQLLEATEPVKLISLAYDLKVTTATISYDLDEIARWMDHYKLRLIRRRGYGVELTGDESAKRKAMSDLIAENLDEFELLGFIKDNIQSKSTKNINTVSERLLTLIEKEKLIMIENALRNLENELPYPLADSSFIGLVIHLALAIERIEKGEQIVFAEEHLQELKGTPEFEAASVMIERLRNLFQMDIPDSEIGYITMHLRGAKLRNSYDDGFEFKNAALIAKVHQLIAYCEEAFNVSFHEDTVLVQGLLTHIEPALFRIKKNMNIRNPLLEEIKERYHTLFLVLESAVEEVFTELEVPEAEIGYLVMHIGAALERMGQVNRLQYRALVVCSSGIGSSRILASRIEKELPYIGIAKNISLFDIQKIPEETYDLIISTVPLSLGKKEYVLVTPLLTKEDIHNINLFISQIKQPKNLKTIHHLNSDCLLGNLKGWQQYISVTCSMIEKFRFDTIANQNMQMEDLIYWICKQMEDEHILSDKNEVIEKLMERKKLGGLGIPNAQIALLHGKIAMISEPVVRLYYLENSLCIESMDDQYVSVDKILLLLAPTHIKKEGLEVLSEMSSLLIESEFIDVLNGKNHQQITSYCLTHLYKHIVTKIKKGDHYE; this is encoded by the coding sequence ATGAGTGTCAGTTCGAGACAACGCATGATTTTGAATATTTTATTAACGGAACCCGGGGAGATTACGATTAAGCAGATTGCAGATCGCATCGCTGTAAGCACGCGTACTGTGCATCGGGAGCTCAATGATATTGATTTTGTGTTAAACCCGTTTCAGTTGCAGTTGGTTAAAAAATCTGGAATCGGTGTTGTAATCGAGGGAAGTGCTGTACAAAAAGAGAATTTACGATTGTCGCTGTTTAATCAAACGACAGTAGAATATTTACCAGAAGAAAGAAAATTATTAATCCTTTGCCAGTTACTAGAGGCGACCGAGCCGGTCAAACTGATTTCTCTAGCTTATGATTTAAAGGTTACAACAGCAACAATCAGTTATGATTTAGATGAAATTGCGCGTTGGATGGATCATTATAAATTACGTTTAATTCGGAGACGTGGGTATGGGGTAGAATTAACGGGCGACGAATCGGCGAAACGCAAGGCGATGAGTGATCTTATCGCTGAAAATTTAGATGAGTTTGAGCTTTTAGGGTTTATAAAAGACAATATCCAGAGTAAATCAACGAAGAATATCAATACGGTCTCTGAACGGTTATTGACTTTAATAGAAAAAGAAAAATTAATTATGATTGAAAACGCCCTGCGTAACTTGGAGAATGAGCTGCCTTATCCATTGGCGGATAGTTCTTTTATCGGGTTAGTCATTCATTTGGCACTAGCGATTGAACGCATTGAAAAAGGTGAACAAATTGTTTTTGCCGAGGAACATTTGCAGGAGCTTAAAGGTACACCGGAATTTGAAGCGGCCAGCGTGATGATTGAAAGATTGCGGAATCTATTTCAAATGGATATTCCAGATTCTGAAATCGGATATATCACGATGCATTTAAGAGGCGCTAAGTTGCGAAACTCTTATGATGATGGTTTTGAATTTAAAAACGCTGCATTGATTGCTAAAGTTCACCAATTGATAGCATATTGTGAAGAAGCGTTCAATGTCTCATTTCATGAGGATACTGTTTTGGTGCAGGGACTGCTGACGCATATTGAGCCAGCGTTATTTCGCATTAAAAAAAATATGAATATCAGAAATCCGCTTTTAGAAGAGATTAAAGAGCGGTATCATACGTTGTTTTTGGTACTCGAATCAGCGGTGGAAGAGGTTTTCACTGAACTTGAGGTTCCAGAAGCGGAAATTGGCTATTTGGTCATGCATATAGGTGCAGCTTTAGAGAGAATGGGGCAGGTGAATCGGCTCCAATATCGTGCATTGGTTGTTTGTTCAAGCGGAATTGGATCTTCGCGAATTTTGGCTAGCCGCATTGAAAAGGAATTGCCCTATATCGGAATTGCAAAAAATATTTCATTATTTGATATTCAGAAGATACCAGAGGAAACGTATGATTTAATTATATCCACAGTACCGCTATCTTTAGGAAAAAAAGAGTATGTTTTGGTTACACCGCTTTTGACAAAAGAAGATATTCACAATATCAATCTGTTTATTAGTCAAATTAAGCAACCTAAAAACTTAAAGACGATACATCATCTAAACAGTGATTGCCTGCTAGGCAATTTAAAAGGCTGGCAGCAATATATATCTGTTACCTGTTCGATGATTGAGAAATTTCGCTTTGACACCATAGCGAACCAAAATATGCAGATGGAAGATTTGATTTATTGGATTTGTAAGCAGATGGAAGACGAACATATCCTCAGTGATAAAAATGAAGTAATTGAAAAACTCATGGAACGGAAGAAGTTAGGTGGGTTGGGAATCCCCAATGCACAGATCGCATTACTGCATGGCAAAATCGCAATGATAAGCGAACCCGTAGTTCGATTATATTATTTAGAGAATTCGTTGTGTATTGAATCTATGGATGATCAATATGTCAGTGTGGATAAGATTCTTCTCTTATTGGCACCGACACATATTAAAAAAGAGGGATTAGAAGTTTTAAGTGAGATGAGTTCACTGTTAATCGAGAGTGAATTTATCGACGTTTTAAACGGTAAAAATCATCAGCAGATCACTTCATATTGCCTTACGCATTTATATAAACATATCGTAACAAAAATAAAAAAGGGAGATCATTATGAGTAA
- a CDS encoding PTS sugar transporter subunit IIA — translation MSNFVLSKEQIKLNASVKNKSEAIALAGDLLVQGQYVTKEYIDKMQDREALSTTYIGNGVAIPHGTNESKAFIKSSGISIVQIPEGVDFGGGNMAYLLIGIAGVGDEHLEMLSSIAIVCSEEENVKKLVQATRDEEVIAILKGGL, via the coding sequence ATGAGTAATTTTGTGTTATCAAAAGAGCAAATCAAGTTAAATGCCAGTGTAAAAAATAAAAGCGAAGCAATTGCTTTGGCAGGCGATCTGCTTGTACAAGGGCAGTATGTAACGAAAGAATATATTGATAAAATGCAGGATCGTGAGGCGTTGTCGACAACGTATATTGGCAATGGAGTTGCGATACCGCATGGAACAAATGAATCTAAAGCGTTTATTAAGTCTTCCGGCATTTCTATTGTGCAAATACCAGAAGGTGTAGATTTTGGCGGCGGCAATATGGCGTATTTATTAATTGGTATCGCCGGTGTTGGTGATGAACATTTGGAAATGCTGTCAAGCATTGCAATTGTATGTTCGGAAGAAGAAAATGTAAAAAAACTTGTGCAGGCAACACGAGACGAAGAGGTTATAGCAATCCTCAAAGGGGGGCTATAA
- a CDS encoding mannitol-1-phosphate 5-dehydrogenase: MLAVHYGAGNIGRGFIGQLLYQAGYEVCFVDVNQELVEEINAKKEYTVMLASEEKTASVVKNVKAIDGKNEEAVVKAIAEADLVTTAIGPNILKFIAPIIAKGISLRVKQNRKPLNVIACENMIGGSSALKSFVYEHLSDTDKQAAQENIGFPDAAVDRIVPLQKNEDKLFVSVEPFYEWVVNRSQMVGVVPVIEGVTYVDDLKPFIERKLFTVNTGHATVAYLGYLHGLKSIDQAIKNTDVLKITETVLQETGSLLVKKYQFAEEKHAAYIKKIISRFKNPYISDEVTRVGRSPIRKLSAKDRLVSPATQAMQFGIDLIGLPVVIAAALLFDYKEDQDAVEIQASICKVGLEKTIEAYTGIAKDTQLFKSIVENYQMLRRLSEK; the protein is encoded by the coding sequence ATGTTAGCAGTTCATTATGGTGCCGGTAATATTGGCAGAGGATTTATTGGACAATTGTTGTATCAAGCAGGCTATGAAGTTTGTTTTGTCGATGTGAATCAAGAATTGGTTGAAGAAATCAATGCAAAAAAAGAGTATACGGTTATGCTTGCTTCGGAAGAAAAAACTGCTTCTGTTGTAAAAAACGTAAAAGCAATTGATGGGAAAAATGAAGAAGCAGTGGTAAAAGCAATTGCTGAGGCTGATCTTGTTACAACAGCGATTGGCCCTAATATTCTTAAATTTATTGCACCGATTATTGCAAAGGGAATTTCGTTAAGAGTGAAGCAGAATCGTAAACCATTGAATGTAATTGCCTGTGAAAATATGATTGGCGGCAGTTCTGCACTGAAATCTTTTGTATATGAACATCTAAGTGATACGGATAAACAAGCAGCGCAAGAAAATATAGGGTTTCCTGATGCTGCAGTAGATCGTATTGTTCCTTTGCAGAAAAACGAGGATAAACTATTTGTATCGGTAGAACCATTTTATGAATGGGTCGTAAATCGCTCGCAAATGGTCGGCGTAGTTCCTGTGATTGAAGGTGTTACGTACGTCGATGATTTAAAACCTTTTATTGAGCGGAAATTATTTACAGTGAATACTGGGCATGCAACGGTTGCTTATCTAGGTTATTTACACGGGCTCAAGAGCATTGATCAAGCAATCAAAAATACCGATGTTTTAAAGATAACCGAAACTGTTTTACAAGAAACCGGTAGTCTCTTAGTAAAAAAATATCAGTTTGCAGAAGAGAAGCATGCAGCTTATATTAAAAAGATTATAAGTCGTTTCAAAAACCCTTATATTTCTGATGAGGTTACGCGTGTGGGGCGGTCCCCAATTCGGAAATTATCTGCAAAGGATCGTTTGGTTAGCCCGGCTACGCAAGCGATGCAATTTGGAATTGATTTAATCGGTCTGCCAGTCGTTATTGCAGCAGCATTATTATTTGATTATAAAGAGGATCAAGATGCTGTAGAAATCCAAGCTTCTATTTGTAAAGTCGGTCTTGAAAAGACGATTGAAGCATATACAGGCATTGCAAAAGATACGCAGCTTTTTAAATCAATCGTGGAAAACTATCAAATGTTGCGCAGATTGTCAGAAAAATAA
- a CDS encoding phosphatase: MKDVLDTHTHTIVSGHAYNTLKEMALSAADKKLELLGITEHAPSMPGTCHEFYFANLRAVDRTAYGVELILGAELNILDYCGNIDLAEDKLKKLDYAVASMHDLCIDSGTREENTAAIIGAIKNPYVNIIGHPDDGFYPLDYEAIARAAKEHHVLLEINNSSLRPDSHRVNAWENDTTMLNFCKQYGTSIVMNSDAHAETAVGDHKYAKKLLEKIHFPEELVVNTSVQKFKSFLKKP; this comes from the coding sequence ATGAAAGATGTTTTAGATACACACACGCATACGATCGTCAGCGGGCATGCCTACAATACATTAAAAGAGATGGCATTATCCGCTGCTGATAAGAAACTCGAACTGCTGGGTATTACAGAACATGCCCCTTCCATGCCAGGAACCTGTCATGAATTCTACTTTGCCAACCTTCGTGCCGTTGATCGGACGGCTTATGGTGTTGAATTGATTTTAGGCGCTGAACTGAATATCCTCGACTACTGCGGCAATATCGACTTGGCAGAAGACAAATTAAAAAAACTGGATTATGCAGTTGCCAGCATGCATGACTTATGTATAGATTCCGGCACAAGAGAAGAAAATACAGCTGCAATCATCGGTGCCATCAAAAATCCTTACGTCAATATCATCGGACACCCTGATGACGGTTTCTATCCGCTCGACTATGAAGCAATTGCTCGAGCAGCCAAGGAACATCATGTGCTGCTCGAAATTAACAATAGCTCTTTACGCCCTGACAGCCATCGCGTTAACGCCTGGGAAAATGACACAACCATGCTCAATTTTTGCAAACAATATGGAACATCAATCGTCATGAACAGCGATGCACATGCAGAAACGGCTGTAGGAGATCACAAATATGCAAAAAAACTCTTGGAAAAAATTCATTTTCCTGAAGAACTGGTTGTAAACACTTCTGTACAAAAATTTAAATCCTTTTTGAAGAAACCTTAA
- a CDS encoding HutP family protein: protein MEESQYTSIDIGRAALKIAVTASRTEENEIKQMLAKQGIAVAAVDFGGEFIHSIVKIVERAVVAAQRQGLVPDTHVGSGAVAGAAGAALEQIKHKAIGFNVGGKIGIARYDEHLCVAIYMGVGVLNLNEMCVGLAHRSIYK, encoded by the coding sequence ATGGAAGAATCCCAATATACCAGTATTGATATTGGCCGAGCAGCGCTAAAAATTGCTGTGACAGCGAGTCGTACAGAAGAAAATGAGATAAAACAAATGTTAGCCAAGCAAGGCATCGCAGTTGCAGCTGTCGATTTTGGCGGCGAATTTATTCATTCTATCGTCAAGATTGTTGAGCGTGCAGTAGTAGCCGCACAGAGGCAGGGCTTGGTACCGGATACACATGTTGGTTCGGGAGCAGTTGCTGGTGCTGCAGGTGCGGCTTTAGAGCAAATCAAACATAAGGCGATTGGTTTCAACGTCGGAGGGAAAATTGGTATTGCCCGATATGATGAGCATCTATGTGTAGCCATTTATATGGGGGTCGGTGTACTTAATTTAAACGAGATGTGTGTTGGTCTCGCGCATCGGTCAATTTATAAATAG
- a CDS encoding LysR family transcriptional regulator — MELKQLECFLMVSKLKSFTLAAEQLYISQPGVTTAIKKLEEELGVQLFVRNKKNAILTAEGRVFFNHIEIIMHDVSQAITKVTELKNLNSGTISIGISPVTGISVVSFLLAKFRNLYPALNLIFVEAGSTSIQKQLEEDKLDLGLIIANENTEMLETVDLGIQELVACLPSYHMLKGKENLSFSALEKECFILFKEDCPIQKLILQAFKTLDITPHVSFESNAIQTIKRLIVCGAGIAILPTEAIENDNNFVGVPLSPPLHVPIHLAHKKSKHLSHAAQTLYDFIKTSYNPE, encoded by the coding sequence ATGGAATTAAAACAGCTAGAATGCTTTCTTATGGTCAGCAAATTGAAGAGTTTCACACTTGCTGCCGAACAACTTTATATTTCACAACCGGGTGTGACGACCGCCATCAAAAAGTTAGAAGAAGAGCTTGGCGTTCAACTTTTTGTCCGCAATAAGAAAAACGCTATTTTAACCGCAGAAGGGCGAGTATTTTTTAATCATATCGAGATTATCATGCATGATGTATCGCAAGCAATCACAAAAGTAACTGAATTGAAAAATCTCAATAGTGGAACAATTTCAATTGGCATATCACCTGTGACCGGTATATCGGTGGTGTCTTTTTTGCTTGCCAAATTTCGTAATCTGTATCCGGCACTTAACTTGATTTTTGTTGAGGCTGGTTCCACTAGCATTCAAAAACAGCTTGAGGAGGATAAACTTGATCTCGGTTTAATCATAGCAAACGAAAATACAGAAATGCTCGAAACGGTTGACCTAGGTATACAAGAGCTGGTCGCTTGTCTGCCTTCTTATCATATGTTAAAGGGTAAAGAGAATTTATCTTTTTCCGCTTTAGAAAAAGAATGCTTTATTTTATTTAAAGAGGATTGTCCAATTCAGAAACTGATTCTGCAAGCTTTCAAAACACTTGATATTACACCGCATGTCAGTTTCGAATCCAATGCAATTCAAACCATCAAGCGTTTGATTGTTTGTGGAGCCGGTATTGCAATCTTACCAACGGAAGCAATTGAAAACGACAATAACTTTGTCGGAGTTCCTCTCTCTCCACCGCTTCACGTGCCAATTCATCTCGCACATAAAAAAAGCAAGCATCTCTCGCATGCCGCCCAAACACTTTATGATTTTATTAAAACCTCTTACAATCCAGAATAA